The Solanum lycopersicum chromosome 9, SLM_r2.1 genome window below encodes:
- the ETR6 gene encoding ethylene receptor ETR6 precursor (The RefSeq protein has 1 substitution compared to this genomic sequence) has translation MMKKVVSWLLFLSIVASLWVVDGYIECPCDDSDAFFSMETMLFVQKAGDLGIAVAYFSIPIEIIYFVSCSSFPFKWVLFQFGAFIVLCGLTHFLTFLTHFGKYTFHLILALIVCKLLTALVSMLTAITLMNLIPLLLKAKAREFMLRRKNRELDREVEKIKQLEELGLHVRMLTNEIRKSIDRHTILYTTLVGLSKLLSLQNCVIWMPNENRTEMKLTHDTTRENVSSVYNVPIPISDREVKEIKGSDDVKILGADSRLAAASSRGSCEPESVAAIRIPMLTVSNFRGETREIVSQCYAILVLVQPCGHGRFWLNQEVEIVRAAADQVAVALSHAAVVEESEYIKDRLMEQNQALQKAREEALRASQARSSFQTVMSHRLRRPMHSILGLLSMLQEQKLRDEQQLLVHSIIKSSNVVSTLMDDVIVTSTKENVKFPLEMKHFQLHSLIREAACTAKSLCMYKGYNITIEVEKSFPNKVMGDERRFFQVLLHIIGNLLNGIHGGHLTFKVLSASENDVSWKTPRSNSSNDIVYIKFEICTKFNRSQSEITPAPPTYDTEEIEESLSFAVCRKLVHLMQGDIFIIRNLADFDQGMAVIVGFQRQPLIPLGMSEYVESSNPTYPHPVLRGVEVLLADYDDSNRAVTKKMLEKLGCIVTLVSSGYECLGAVGPVVSSLQIILLDLHLPDLDGFEVTMRLRKHRRQTWPLIIGLAAITDEDIRKCLKIGMNGIICKPLLLSGLADELQKVLLHANRGMP, from the exons ATGATGAAGAAAGTAGTATCATGGTTGTTGTTTTTATCGATCGTTGCTTCCTTATGGGTTGTTGATGGTTATATTGAATGTCCTTGTGATGATAGTGATGCATTTTTTAGCATGGAAACAAtgttatttgttcaaaaagcCGGTGATCTCGGTATAGCAGTGGCCTATTTTTCCATCCCAATCGAGATCATCTACTTCGTTTCCTGTTCTAGTTTTCCGTTCAAATGGGTGCTCTTTCAATTCGGAGCATTCATTGTACTTTGTGGTTTAACACATTTTCTCACCTTCTTGACTCATTTTGGCAAATACACATTTCACCTTATTCTTGCCCTTATTGTTTGCAAACTACTCACTGCATTAGTCTCGATGCTCACCGCTATAACACTTATGAATCTCATCCCTTTGCTGCTTAAAGCCAAGGCAAGGGAGTTTATGCTGAGACGAAAGAATCGTGAGCTTGATCGAgaagttgaaaaaataaaacaactagAGGAACTTGGACTGCATGTTAGGATGCTTACCAATGAGATCCGCAAGTCAATTGATCGTCATACAATACTCTACACAACTCTTGTTGGGCTGTCGAAGTTATTGAGTTTGCAGAATTGTGTTATATGGATGCCTAATGAGAACAGAACCGAGATGAAACTGACTCATGATACTACAAGGGAGAATGTTTCCAGTGTGTATAATGTGCCTATCCCGATCAGTGATCGAGAAGTAAAAGAGATCAAGGGGAGTGATGATGTAAAGATACTTGGTGCAGACTCCCGACTTGCTGCTGCAAGCAGTAGAGGGAGTTGTGAGCCAGAATCTGTGGCTGCTATTAGGATTCCAATGCTGACGGTCTCGAATTTCAGAGGTGAAACTCGTGAGATTGTCTCGCAATGTTATGCTATCCTTGTTTTGGTTCAACCTTGTGGACATGGTAGGTTTTGGCTTAACCAGGAAGTTGAGATAGTCAGGGCTGCAGCCGATCAAGTTGCTGTGGCGTTGTCCCATGCTGCAGTGGTTGAAGAATCCGAGTATATCAAAGACAGGTTGACGGAACAGAATCAAGCACTGCAGAAAGCAAGAGAGGAAGCTCTTAGAGCAAGTCAAGCTAGGAGTTCATTTCAGACGGTTATGAGCCATCGATTGAGAAGACCAATGCACTCAATTTTGGGTCTGCTCTCGATGTTGCAGGAACAGAAGTTACGAGATGAACAACAGCTTCTTGTGCATTCTATAATCAAATCCAGCAATGTTGTCTCCACCCTGATGGATGATGTGATAGTTACTTCAACCAAGGAGAACGTAAAATTCCCATTGGAAATGAAGCATTTTCAGCTGCATTCCTTGATACGAGAAGCTGCTTGTACCGCCAAATCTTTGTGTATGTATAAGGGTTACAACATCACCATTGAGGTCGAAAAATCATTTCCTAATAAAGTCATGGGAGACGAAAGAAGATTTTTTCAAGTTTTGCTTCATATAATTGGAAATCTTTTGAATGGCATCCACGGAGGACATCTTACCTTCAAAGTTCTCTCAGCAAGTGAAAACGATGTTAGTTGGAAAACACCGAGATCAAACTCATCCAATGACATTGTCTATATCAAGTTCGAGATTTGCACAAAATTTAATCGATCTCAGTCAGAGATCACCCCTGCTCCTCCAACATACGACACTGAGGAGATTGAGGAGAGTTTAAGCTTTGCTGTTTGCAGGAAGTTGGTTCAT TTGATGCAAGGAGACATCTTTATAATCCGAAATTTAGCAGATTTTGATCAAGGCATGGCTGTGATTGTCGGATTCCAAAGGCAGCCGTTAATTCCCTTAGGCATGTCCGAATATGTGGAGTCTTCTAATCCCACATATCCACATCCTGTTTTACGTGGTGTGGAGGTTCTGTTAGCTGACTATGATGATTCGAATAGAGCTGTAACAAAGAAGATGCTCGAGAAATTGGGATGCATCGTTACTTTAGTTTCATCTGGATATGAATGCCTCGGTGCTGTTGGCCCCGTTGTGTCCTCGTTACAAATTATACTTTTGGATCTTCATCTGCCTGATTTAGATGGCTTTGAAGTTACCATGAGACTTCGAAAGCATAGAAGACAGACCTGGCCTTTGATCATCGGTTTAGCTGCAATTACTGATGAAGATATCAGAAAATGCCTCAAGATCGGAATGAATGGTATCATCTGTAAACCATTGCTCTTATCAGGACTCGCCGATGAGCTTCAGAAGGTTCTGCTTCATGCAAACAGAGGAATGCCATGA
- the LOC101268318 gene encoding AT-hook motif nuclear-localized protein 20-like, which yields MANWWGGQVGMSGLEPGSCPPMLLTKQLSVNESGSSGENQEDNDRDNGDHEPKEGAVEVGNRRPRGRPPGSKNKPKPPIFVTRDSPNALRSHIMEVAGGTDVADCIAQFARRRQRGVCVLSGNGSVANVTLRQPSSPGAVVLQGRFEILSLTGAFLPGPAPPGSTGLTVYLAGGQGQVVGGSVVGPLIAAGPVMIIAATFSNATYERLPLEEEEEVGGDNPSQSQVLTGNSPPTLGSNDGRPQQHQQHELHDPSSLPIYNFTPNILPNGGQLNHDAYAWTNPRPPY from the coding sequence ATGGCTAATTGGTGGGGTGGTCAGGTGGGCATGTCCGGGCTTGAGCCAGGATCTTGCCCACCTATGCTTCTGACGAAGCAGCTTTCGGTGAATGAGAGTGGGAGTAGTGGtgaaaatcaagaagataatgatAGAGACAATGGTGATCATGAGCCTAAAGAAGGCGCGGTTGAGGTTGGTAATAGAAGACCTAGAGGTCGACCACCAGGATCCAAGAACAAGCCCAAACCCCCAATTTTTGTGACCCGGGATAGCCCTAATGCCCTCCGTAGCCACATCATGGAGGTGGCAGGAGGGACAGATGTCGCGGATTGTATTGCACAATTCGCGAGGAGGCGCCAACGTGGCGTTTGTGTACTTAGTGGGAATGGCTCGGTAGCTAATGTAACCCTAAGACAACCATCATCTCCAGGTGCTGTTGTTTTGCAaggaagatttgagattttatcATTGACCGGAGCATTTTTACCCGGTCCAGCCCCTCCTGGCTCGACCGGGCTAACTGTTTACTTGGCCGGAGGCCAAGGACAAGTGGTTGGTGGTAGTGTTGTTGGGCCATTAATTGCTGCGGGCCCAGTAATGATTATAGCTGCCACTTTTTCTAATGCAACTTATGAAAGGTTGCCactagaagaagaggaagaggtTGGAGGCGACAACCCCAGCCAATCACAAGTACTGACTGGAAATTCGCCTCCGACCTTAGGTTCAAATGATGGAAGgccacaacaacatcaacaacatgaATTGCATGATCCATCATCATTacctatttataattttacacCAAATATATTACCAAATGGTGGACAATTGAATCATGATGCATATGCTTGGACAAATCCTAGACCACCTTATTga
- the LOC101268613 gene encoding bet1-like SNARE 1-2, protein MSYRRDHRAHRASLFDNYDSIEEGGIRASSSYPRDLDERDNDKAVDSLQDRVSFLKKLTGDIHEEVETHNKMLDRMGNEMDSSRGIMSGTMDRFKMVFEKKSNQKVCKLVGYFVLSFFLIYYIFRFLMYFMYGLRVRITKIVHPN, encoded by the exons ATGAGTTATCGGAG GGATCATCGAGCCCATAGAGCTTCTCTCTTTGATAACTACGATAGTATTGAGGAAGGTGGTATAAGGGCTTCATCTTCCTATCCCCGTGATCTTGATGAACGAGACAATGACAAAGCTGTTGATAGCTTACAGGACAGAGTCAGCTTTTTAAAGAAA TTAACAGGTGATATACATGAGGAGGTGGAGACCCACAACAAGATGCTAGACCGAATG GGGAATGAGATGGATTCATCTAGAGGAATCATGTCAGGAACTATGGATCGGTTCAAGATG GTGTTTGAGAAGAAATCGAAtcagaaagtgtgcaaacttgtTGGATACTTCGTACTTTCCTTTTTCCTAATATACTACATATTTAG GTTTCTCATGTATTTCATGTATGGTTTGAGGGTCAGGATCACTAAGATTGTTCATCCAAATTAG
- the LOC101243639 gene encoding protein PSK SIMULATOR 1, giving the protein MVAEPWCLRMGSQVSTNVKKHSLLIENSKRLSMKKQTQQEKLFIGILSFEVANMMSKIIHLHKSLTDSEILKLKNEIFKSVGVKALVSDDEDKLLELVLVEKLDDLNRVASVVSRLGKKCTISALQGFQHVYGDVISGVIDVKDLGFLVKDMDGMVRKMERYVNSTASLYCEMAVLNELEVATKKFQQNQHEESRKAFEQKLAWQKQDVRHLEDVSLWNQTYDKVVELLARTVCTVYARISTVFGNNVLVKRDLLGNRGFNEKSGSIVADSKSEVMDADFKKPVLRNNNGSYRSGSIEGGVSGKRSMNHSTQTKGGRNEGSLFGTENFNFACGMGPGRLFMECLSLSSASKMDFDNDVGTDDRSSQISGCCSVSSGMKRSPGSIRFSGDTRQLKSCVSDAAKHGPKSRITLYAPPTTVGGSALALHYANVIIVVEKLLQYPHLVGDEGRDDLYQMLPTSLRKTLKASLRSYMKGLAIYDAPLAHDWKERLEEILKWLAPLAHNMIRWQSERNFEQQQIVKRTNVLLLQTLYFADCQKIEAVICELLIGLNYICRFEQQQNALLDCASSIDFEDCMEWQLQFGGSFHS; this is encoded by the coding sequence ATGGTGGCTGAGCCTTGGTGTTTGAGGATGGGTAGTCAGGTAAGTACAAATGTCAAGAAACATTCATTACTTATTGAAAATTCAAAGAGATTATCTATGAAGAAACAAACTCAACAAGAGAAGTTGTTTATAGGGATATTGTCATTTGAAGTTgctaatatgatgtctaagaTTATTCATCTTCATAAATCTTTGACTGATTCTGAGATTCTTAAGCTTAAAAATGAGATCTTTAAGTCTGTAGGAGTAAAGGCTTTAGTTTCTGATGATGAAGATAAGCTTCTTGAATTAGTACTTGTTGAAAAACTTGATGATTTGAATAGGGTTGCTAGTGTAGTGTCTAGGCTTGGCAAAAAATGTACAATTTCTGCCTTACAAGGGTTTCAGCATGTTTATGGTGATGTTATTTCTGGGGTTATTGATGTGAAGGATTTGGGATTTTTGGTTAAAGATATGGATGGGATGGTTAGGAAAATGGAGAGGTATGTGAATTCTACTGCTAGTTTGTATTGTGAGATGGCTGTTTTGAATGAATTGGAAGTTGCAACAAAGAAATTTCAGCAGAATCAGCATGAGGAAAGTAGAAAGGCATTTGAGCAGAAACTGGCTTGGCAGAAACAAGATGTGAGGCATTTAGAAGATGTTTCACTCTGGAATCAGACTTATGATAAAGTTGTTGAGCTGTTGGCTAGGACTGTGTGTACTGTATATGCTCGGATTAGTACGGTGTTTGGCAATAATGTTCTCGTAAAGAGGGATCTTTTAGGTAATCGAGGATTCAATGAGAAGTCTGGTTCAATTGTAGCAGATAGCAAGTCTGAAGTTATGGATGCTGATTTCAAGAAACCTGTTTTGAGGAACAACAATGGAAGCTATCGATCGGGGTCAATTGAGGGAGGGGTTTCGGGGAAAAGGAGCATGAACCATAGTACCCAAACTAAGGGTGGAAGAAATGAAGGGAGCTTATTTGGTACTGAGAATTTTAATTTTGCTTGTGGAATGGGACCTGGGAGACTATTCATGGAATGTCTTAGCTTGAGTTCTGCTTCAAAAATGGATTTCGACAATGATGTTGGGACTGATGACAGAAGTAGTCAGATATCTGGATGTTGTAGTGTTTCCAGTGGTATGAAGAGGTCCCCTGGTAGTATCCGTTTTAGCGGAGATACCAGACAGCTTAAGAGTTGTGTGTCTGATGCTGCAAAACATGGTCCCAAAAGTAGGATAACTTTGTATGCTCCTCCTACAACAGTCGGAGGCTCTGCTTTAGCCTTGCATTACGCGAATGTGATTATCGTAGTAGAAAAGCTGCTCCAGTATCCACATCTGGTTGGTGATGAGGGGAGGGATGATCTATATCAGATGTTACCGACAAGCTTAAGAAAGACATTGAAGGCTAGTCTGAGATCTTATATGAAAGGTTTAGCCATATATGATGCGCCTCTTGCGCATGATTGGAAAGAAAGGCTTGAAGAGATACTCAAATGGCTTGCACCTTTAGCACATAATATGATCAGGTGGCAGAGCGAACGGAACTTTGAGCAGCAACAGATTGTTAAGAGAACTAATGTTCTCCTTCTTCAGACATTGTATTTCGCGGATTGTCAGAAGATAGAGGCAGTAATATGCGAGCTGCTTATTGGATTAAACTACATATGCCGGTTTGAACAACAGCAAAATGCTTTATTGGACTGCGCCAGCAGCATTGATTTTGAAGATTGTATGGAGTGGCAACTGCAATTCGgaggttcttttcattcttgA